A section of the Paenibacillus yonginensis genome encodes:
- a CDS encoding 5'-3' exonuclease, producing MNESKEETLLLVDGMALMFRAYYASAVTGYIRRTKAGLPTNAIYGFMRYFWDAVEKFGPTHVACCWDLGSKTFRTEQYPAYKGNRSEAPDELVPQFSVIREVMDSLGVPNISSQGYEADDCIGTLAAQFSREMNVIVLTGDHDMLQLVNERTSIAIMKKGHGNYFVYTPQTLLEERQLTPAQIIDVKGLMGDPSDNYPGVRGIGEKTALKLVQEYENVEGILANLDKLSKGIRAKIETDLEMLHLSRDLASIRCDIELECDLNACRWELNHPAVVAKFEELEMKSVCSWMGVEAL from the coding sequence TTGAACGAAAGCAAGGAAGAAACACTATTGCTGGTCGATGGCATGGCTCTGATGTTCCGGGCTTATTATGCCTCTGCCGTTACCGGCTACATCCGCCGTACGAAGGCGGGGCTGCCGACGAATGCCATTTATGGCTTCATGCGTTATTTCTGGGACGCCGTCGAGAAATTTGGGCCTACGCATGTGGCCTGCTGCTGGGACCTGGGCAGCAAAACTTTCCGGACCGAGCAGTACCCGGCCTATAAAGGGAACCGTTCGGAGGCGCCGGACGAATTGGTCCCGCAGTTTAGCGTGATCCGTGAGGTAATGGATAGTCTGGGCGTTCCGAATATCAGCTCCCAGGGCTATGAAGCGGACGATTGCATCGGCACCCTGGCCGCCCAGTTCAGCAGGGAGATGAATGTAATTGTGCTGACCGGTGACCATGATATGCTGCAGCTGGTGAACGAGCGGACAAGCATTGCCATTATGAAGAAAGGGCACGGCAATTATTTTGTCTATACGCCGCAAACGCTGCTGGAGGAACGGCAGCTGACACCCGCCCAAATCATTGATGTCAAAGGGCTGATGGGTGATCCTAGCGACAATTATCCGGGGGTTCGCGGCATCGGGGAGAAAACGGCGTTAAAGCTGGTCCAGGAATATGAAAACGTAGAGGGCATTCTCGCCAATCTCGACAAGCTGTCCAAAGGTATTCGAGCCAAAATCGAAACCGATCTGGAGATGCTGCATCTGTCCCGGGACTTGGCTTCGATCCGCTGCGACATAGAGCTGGAGTGCGATTTGAACGCCTGCCGCTGGGAGCTGAACCATCCGGCGGTCGTAGCCAAATTTGAAGAGCTGGAGATGAAGAGCGTCTGTTCCTGGATGGGGGTTGAGGCGTTATGA
- a CDS encoding spore coat protein, which produces MTQNQMLPDKDLLTTTLADLRRSVREYATAATEASCPTVRQMFTQLTDSTLKMQGEMYQLMSSNNMYNAPSQAARQEVSKRLQSAQQTQTQDQQFVQQHLSGGMGMSMGSGDNQSHPGSTSQYS; this is translated from the coding sequence ATGACACAAAATCAAATGCTTCCCGACAAAGACCTCCTGACTACCACCCTTGCGGATCTTCGCCGCTCTGTCCGTGAATATGCTACGGCAGCGACAGAAGCCTCCTGTCCGACTGTCCGCCAGATGTTCACCCAGCTGACAGACAGCACCTTGAAAATGCAAGGGGAGATGTACCAGCTGATGTCCAGCAACAACATGTACAATGCGCCTTCACAAGCCGCACGCCAGGAAGTGTCGAAACGGCTGCAATCCGCTCAGCAGACGCAAACCCAGGATCAGCAGTTTGTACAGCAGCATTTGTCCGGCGGCATGGGCATGTCTATGGGCTCAGGCGATAACCAAAGCCATCCGGGCAGCACCTCACAATATAGCTAA
- the corA gene encoding magnesium/cobalt transporter CorA produces MKIRHVNAGVFTTVENLEDTLTAPAEGFYWIDADTEDLELLQPVFGLHDLAVEDCLSEEEQRPKIEIYESHYFIVVNSIRFDDEEIFLRALNVFLGRHFIITVTKQKLNELRAIKPILWEQEVSEPDRFLYLLIDLVVDNYFLVGDRIEDKIEKLEEDILVHTKRSHLNEIIGLRSEILWLKKMLGPQKEVINVLNKKDLRLIDDQLQKYFSDIYENAVKISENFDTFRELMGNLREAYQSSIANRANEIMRVFTAITTIFIPLTLITGIYGMNFDNMPEVHTQYGYFIVLGIMLTLGLGMFYLFRKKDWI; encoded by the coding sequence ATGAAAATCCGTCATGTCAATGCCGGCGTCTTCACCACGGTCGAGAACCTGGAGGATACGCTGACTGCACCGGCCGAAGGCTTTTACTGGATTGATGCGGATACTGAAGATCTGGAGCTGCTTCAGCCTGTATTTGGACTGCATGATCTGGCAGTTGAGGACTGTCTCAGCGAAGAGGAGCAGCGGCCGAAGATTGAAATCTATGAAAGCCATTATTTTATTGTCGTAAACAGCATTCGTTTTGATGATGAGGAAATTTTCCTGCGTGCCCTGAATGTCTTTCTGGGCCGGCATTTCATTATTACGGTTACCAAACAAAAGCTAAATGAGCTGCGAGCCATTAAACCTATATTATGGGAGCAGGAGGTCAGCGAGCCGGACCGTTTCCTGTATCTGCTTATCGACCTTGTGGTGGATAACTATTTCCTGGTCGGCGACCGGATCGAGGACAAAATCGAGAAGCTGGAAGAAGACATTCTCGTTCACACGAAACGTTCCCATTTGAATGAAATTATCGGGCTGCGAAGCGAAATTCTGTGGCTGAAGAAAATGCTTGGGCCGCAGAAGGAAGTAATCAACGTCCTGAATAAAAAAGACCTGCGTCTGATCGACGATCAGCTGCAGAAATATTTTAGCGATATTTATGAAAATGCGGTCAAAATCTCTGAGAACTTTGATACGTTCCGAGAGCTGATGGGCAACTTGCGAGAAGCTTATCAGTCCAGTATCGCCAACCGGGCGAATGAAATCATGCGTGTATTTACAGCCATAACCACAATCTTTATACCGCTGACCCTCATTACGGGCATTTACGGAATGAACTTTGATAATATGCCGGAAGTGCATACGCAATATGGGTATTTCATTGTGCTCGGCATCATGCTCACTTTAGGCCTCGGCATGTTCTATCTGTTCCGGAAGAAAGATTGGATTTGA
- a CDS encoding Lrp/AsnC family transcriptional regulator — translation MKVLSDLKQKLIELLREDARYTPELLATMLGVTQEEVKTAIQELEQEHIIVKYATVVNSSKLDDEKVTALIEVQITPERGRGFDSIAERVYLYPQVKSVYLMSGAYDLLVEVEGRNLKDVASFVSEKLSTLESVLSTKTHFILKKYKQDGVIFEDHEEDHRLMISP, via the coding sequence ATGAAGGTATTAAGCGATCTTAAACAAAAGCTGATTGAGCTTCTTAGAGAGGATGCAAGGTATACCCCTGAGCTGCTAGCAACCATGCTTGGAGTCACCCAAGAGGAAGTCAAAACCGCCATCCAGGAGCTGGAGCAGGAGCATATTATCGTCAAATACGCCACCGTCGTGAACAGCAGCAAGCTGGATGACGAGAAAGTGACCGCCCTGATCGAAGTGCAGATTACGCCTGAACGGGGCAGAGGTTTTGACAGCATTGCTGAGCGGGTCTACTTGTATCCGCAGGTAAAATCCGTTTATCTGATGTCGGGAGCCTACGATCTGCTTGTTGAAGTTGAAGGACGGAACTTGAAGGATGTAGCCAGCTTCGTTTCCGAGAAACTCTCTACCTTGGAATCGGTGTTATCTACCAAAACGCATTTTATCTTAAAGAAATACAAACAAGACGGCGTTATTTTTGAAGACCATGAAGAAGATCACCGCCTTATGATTTCTCCGTAA
- a CDS encoding aminotransferase class I/II-fold pyridoxal phosphate-dependent enzyme: MIVNSDKQTDGSDKNKSMHGYLAPHVQQIQPSGIRKFFDLVSGNKDIITLGVGEPDFVTPWHVREACVYSLERGFTRYTSNSGTPELREAIGQYLYDNFNVAYEPKDEILVTVGGSEAIDLALRALITPGDEILIPEPSYISYSPITTIGGGIPVGIETFAKDQFKLTAEQLEAAITPKSKVLVLSYPSNPTGGIMTYEDWLPIAKIVEKHDLIVISDEIYAELSYAGKHVSFASVPGMKDRTILVSGFSKAFAMTGWRMGYACGHPDLIAAMLKIHQYTVMCAPAMGQVAALEALTNGMEEKDRMVDSYNQRRRLVVQGLRDIGLECHEPQGAFYAFPSIKSTGLTSDEFAQRLLVEAKVAAVPGNVFGLGGEGYLRCSYATSVAQLNEAIHRMGEFIRKLS; this comes from the coding sequence ATGATAGTGAATTCTGACAAACAAACAGACGGCAGCGACAAAAATAAATCCATGCACGGCTATCTGGCCCCGCATGTTCAGCAGATTCAGCCTTCCGGCATCCGCAAGTTCTTTGATCTGGTCAGCGGGAACAAGGACATCATCACGCTTGGCGTTGGCGAACCCGACTTTGTAACGCCTTGGCATGTCAGGGAAGCCTGCGTTTATTCGCTGGAGCGCGGATTTACCCGCTACACCTCGAATTCGGGAACACCCGAGCTGCGCGAAGCCATTGGCCAGTATTTATACGACAATTTCAATGTTGCTTACGAGCCTAAAGATGAAATCCTCGTTACCGTGGGAGGCAGCGAAGCGATTGATTTGGCTCTGCGGGCTTTAATTACGCCGGGAGATGAAATTTTGATCCCGGAACCAAGTTATATCTCCTACTCTCCAATTACAACGATCGGCGGCGGCATTCCAGTCGGCATTGAGACCTTTGCGAAAGATCAATTCAAGCTGACGGCCGAGCAGCTGGAAGCCGCTATTACGCCTAAGTCGAAGGTGCTGGTACTCAGCTATCCGAGCAACCCGACCGGCGGCATTATGACTTATGAGGATTGGCTGCCGATTGCCAAGATTGTAGAGAAACATGATCTGATTGTCATTTCGGATGAAATATATGCGGAGCTTTCATACGCCGGCAAGCATGTCAGCTTTGCTTCGGTGCCCGGGATGAAGGACCGTACCATTCTGGTCAGCGGCTTCTCCAAAGCATTTGCCATGACCGGCTGGCGGATGGGGTATGCCTGCGGACATCCTGACCTGATTGCGGCCATGCTGAAGATTCACCAATACACGGTGATGTGTGCTCCGGCTATGGGACAGGTGGCTGCGCTTGAAGCCTTGACGAACGGAATGGAAGAGAAAGACCGGATGGTTGATTCTTATAACCAGCGCCGCCGCCTTGTAGTACAAGGCCTGCGTGACATTGGTCTGGAATGCCATGAACCGCAGGGGGCATTTTATGCTTTCCCGAGCATCAAGTCGACCGGTCTGACCTCGGATGAATTTGCACAGCGCCTGCTCGTAGAAGCCAAGGTGGCCGCCGTGCCGGGCAACGTATTTGGTTTGGGCGGGGAAGGTTATCTGCGCTGCTCCTATGCGACTTCCGTAGCTCAGTTAAACGAAGCGATTCACCGGATGGGCGAATTTATCCGCAAGCTCTCCTGA
- a CDS encoding cob(I)yrinic acid a,c-diamide adenosyltransferase encodes MKIYTRTGDQGSTALIGGQVRKDDPRVEAYGSLDELNSFVGQAAALADGELFAELKLQLVRIQHELFDCGSDLAYARPKEQGYKVHAELTANLEAWIDAWEQELPPLERFILPGGSPLAAALHVCRTVCRRAERRVVSLAAEMEIHTEVLRYVNRLSDYFFTASRLANVKAGAAETEYKRSGKVFR; translated from the coding sequence ATGAAAATATATACTAGAACCGGTGACCAGGGCAGTACAGCTTTGATTGGCGGGCAGGTCCGCAAGGATGATCCCCGGGTGGAGGCTTATGGTTCCCTGGATGAACTGAACAGCTTTGTCGGACAGGCAGCAGCGCTGGCGGATGGGGAGCTGTTCGCCGAATTAAAGCTCCAGCTTGTGCGGATCCAGCATGAATTGTTTGATTGCGGTTCGGATTTGGCTTACGCCCGCCCTAAAGAGCAGGGATATAAGGTCCATGCGGAATTAACCGCAAATCTGGAAGCCTGGATTGACGCCTGGGAGCAGGAGCTTCCGCCGCTGGAGCGCTTTATTCTGCCCGGAGGCTCGCCGCTGGCTGCAGCCCTGCATGTCTGCCGCACGGTTTGCCGGAGAGCGGAGCGCCGAGTGGTCAGCCTGGCCGCTGAAATGGAAATTCACACAGAGGTGCTCCGGTACGTGAACCGGCTTTCGGATTATTTCTTTACGGCTTCCCGGCTGGCGAACGTGAAAGCGGGAGCAGCGGAAACCGAATATAAGCGGAGCGGAAAGGTGTTTCGTTGA
- a CDS encoding DUF3055 domain-containing protein, producing MTLPEHDLDFLSDSTEQTSTRFVTFIGPSLKRFDLAVTTTNRFYGKKLVTDLQNGKTAILGSDDLEQEGYLASIYGLSEEEGAELESFLHQVLGEPHFTD from the coding sequence ATGACATTGCCTGAACACGATCTTGATTTCCTGTCGGACAGCACCGAACAGACCTCTACCCGTTTCGTGACCTTTATCGGTCCTTCGCTGAAACGTTTTGATCTGGCCGTTACCACAACCAACCGCTTTTACGGCAAAAAGCTGGTCACCGATCTGCAAAATGGCAAAACAGCCATCCTCGGCTCCGACGACCTGGAACAGGAAGGTTATTTGGCTTCCATTTACGGACTCTCCGAGGAAGAAGGCGCCGAGCTCGAAAGCTTCCTGCATCAGGTACTCGGCGAACCTCATTTTACAGACTGA
- a CDS encoding HRDC domain-containing protein — protein sequence MRIVFLNSMERRLQERAGHADLAQVWIGEEGGVWRIGWDEEGSAGTKGQIWFEGESWSEMLSHYRYQLAVKLADGFRPVISGIFHEEEGSRGMSTQKLYCYSEFNGNEELYAGLSAWRRQKAAAAGKAPYLIASNRLLRLISAFVPKSLEELTQLPGVGEVKAAEYGEEMLAITAQVERDWHFPLDWVEQELDEELFRSWTYKQKETRFKAEIERSSLRRQLLAAIREGRNLEQIQEAAGLSRREAIEQLEQLEKEGYDTEALVEQELTGLAQEEQTAIWNAYLELGDVLLKPVMQKVYGADTVQSGNGELERRYEWLRLIRLRYRRAAKGEAAGKPQSA from the coding sequence ATGCGCATCGTATTTTTGAACAGTATGGAGAGAAGGCTGCAGGAAAGGGCGGGACATGCCGATCTGGCTCAGGTCTGGATTGGGGAAGAAGGCGGTGTATGGCGAATTGGCTGGGACGAAGAAGGAAGTGCCGGGACTAAAGGCCAAATCTGGTTCGAAGGAGAGTCATGGTCCGAGATGCTGAGCCATTACCGCTATCAGCTGGCAGTCAAGCTGGCCGACGGATTCCGGCCGGTGATCAGCGGGATTTTTCATGAAGAGGAAGGGTCAAGGGGGATGTCTACCCAGAAGCTGTACTGCTACAGCGAGTTCAATGGGAACGAGGAGCTGTATGCCGGGCTTTCCGCTTGGCGGCGCCAGAAAGCGGCTGCCGCGGGCAAAGCGCCTTATTTGATCGCAAGCAACCGGCTGCTGCGTTTGATCAGCGCTTTTGTGCCCAAGTCGCTCGAGGAGCTGACCCAGCTGCCGGGGGTTGGAGAGGTCAAGGCGGCCGAATACGGAGAGGAGATGCTTGCGATCACGGCCCAGGTGGAGCGAGATTGGCATTTTCCGCTGGATTGGGTCGAGCAGGAGCTGGATGAGGAGCTCTTCCGCTCCTGGACGTACAAGCAGAAGGAAACCCGGTTTAAAGCGGAAATCGAACGGTCAAGTCTCCGCAGACAGCTGCTGGCAGCGATCCGGGAGGGGCGGAATCTCGAGCAGATTCAGGAGGCAGCCGGGTTGTCCAGGCGGGAAGCGATTGAACAGCTCGAGCAGCTGGAGAAAGAGGGTTATGATACCGAAGCGCTGGTGGAGCAGGAATTAACCGGGCTGGCCCAGGAGGAACAGACGGCGATCTGGAACGCTTATCTGGAGCTGGGCGATGTGCTGCTGAAGCCGGTCATGCAGAAGGTATATGGCGCGGATACGGTTCAATCGGGGAATGGGGAGCTTGAACGGCGTTATGAATGGCTGCGGCTGATCCGCTTGCGTTACCGGAGAGCAGCCAAAGGAGAAGCGGCAGGCAAACCGCAAAGCGCGTAA
- a CDS encoding arsenate reductase family protein: MSKLTVYQYPKCSTCRNAVKWLQASGHELELHHIVEAPPTADELGRLAELSGLELKKFFNTSGEVYRGLGLKDKLPSLSREEQLALLASNGMLIKRPIVTDGQRVTLGFKEDEFASVWS, translated from the coding sequence ATGAGCAAATTGACGGTTTACCAATATCCTAAATGCAGCACCTGCCGCAATGCAGTAAAGTGGCTGCAGGCCAGCGGACATGAGCTGGAGCTTCACCACATTGTCGAAGCCCCGCCGACTGCGGACGAATTAGGACGGCTGGCCGAGCTGAGCGGCCTGGAGCTGAAGAAGTTCTTTAACACAAGCGGCGAGGTATACCGCGGCCTGGGGTTGAAGGACAAGCTGCCTTCCCTTTCGCGCGAGGAACAGCTGGCGCTGCTGGCTTCGAACGGGATGCTGATCAAACGTCCGATCGTTACGGACGGCCAGCGGGTGACGTTAGGTTTTAAAGAGGATGAATTTGCCTCCGTATGGAGCTGA
- a CDS encoding phosphodiester glycosidase family protein → MSLSLSGGLGKKVRRGLLLASALLLLLPTAPGLRPAAAAGSIQAAVKTVKVSGKNFTVRTVRIPKGTPVTVGLAKHQVGQTEAFASMIKSYKAEAAINGAFFNSYGGPADPYGTLIVKGQIAHIGRYGTTIGFRKDGTAVMDTLRPSLTGKVTGADGKPRSWYATFVNRTPDAGANNSILFTPDRGSKVGFSGGIAVTVDGGVVTHKGVNADAAIPKQGFVLVFSGKEKGMADRFEIGSSVQWSVTYTNQAGKQLDWSGVQTAVGAGPRLVTDGKVTLNAKAEGFNDQKILTASAARSGIAILPDGSLLLATVNGATMSQWASIMKALGAKQAMNLDGGASSGLYGGGKMLTPAGRLLSNTLVFGSQVLK, encoded by the coding sequence ATGAGTTTGTCCTTAAGCGGCGGGCTTGGGAAAAAGGTGCGGCGAGGCCTGCTGCTGGCATCGGCCCTGCTGCTGCTCCTTCCGACCGCCCCCGGACTGCGCCCGGCGGCGGCGGCCGGTTCGATTCAGGCTGCGGTCAAGACGGTCAAGGTGTCCGGCAAAAACTTTACGGTCCGTACCGTGCGGATTCCAAAAGGCACACCTGTAACGGTGGGGCTGGCCAAACATCAGGTCGGCCAAACAGAAGCTTTTGCTTCGATGATTAAGTCCTACAAGGCGGAAGCCGCAATAAACGGCGCTTTCTTTAATTCTTATGGCGGTCCGGCCGATCCCTACGGCACGCTGATTGTCAAAGGCCAGATCGCCCACATCGGCCGTTATGGCACGACCATCGGTTTCCGGAAGGACGGTACGGCGGTTATGGATACGCTGCGGCCTTCCTTGACCGGTAAAGTGACCGGAGCGGATGGCAAGCCGCGCAGCTGGTACGCCACTTTCGTTAACCGTACGCCTGATGCTGGCGCGAACAACAGCATTTTGTTTACGCCGGACCGAGGCTCCAAAGTGGGCTTCAGCGGCGGCATTGCCGTGACGGTGGACGGCGGGGTGGTGACGCATAAGGGTGTTAATGCTGATGCAGCTATTCCGAAGCAAGGATTTGTCCTGGTGTTCAGCGGCAAGGAGAAGGGAATGGCAGATCGGTTTGAGATCGGCAGCAGTGTCCAGTGGAGCGTGACTTACACGAACCAGGCCGGCAAGCAGCTGGATTGGTCGGGGGTACAGACGGCGGTTGGCGCAGGTCCGAGACTTGTTACCGATGGCAAGGTGACTCTGAACGCGAAAGCGGAAGGTTTTAACGATCAGAAGATTCTGACGGCTTCGGCAGCGCGCAGCGGCATTGCGATTCTGCCGGATGGTTCCCTCCTGCTTGCAACGGTCAACGGAGCAACGATGTCCCAGTGGGCTTCGATCATGAAGGCGCTTGGAGCCAAACAAGCGATGAATCTGGACGGAGGCGCTTCCTCGGGGTTATACGGGGGCGGTAAAATGCTGACCCCTGCGGGGCGGCTGCTCAGCAACACGCTTGTGTTCGGCAGCCAGGTTTTGAAATAA
- a CDS encoding aspartyl-phosphate phosphatase Spo0E family protein, producing MSCGEYNLPSYNGMMIAEDNNHHWMFEGRSIPALNRRLSLEDEIRMLRSRMEKIFMEEQSFTSDIVVEISTLLDLKINEYMKVRSQDCKQ from the coding sequence ATGAGTTGCGGTGAATACAATTTGCCAAGTTATAACGGGATGATGATTGCTGAGGACAACAATCATCATTGGATGTTCGAGGGTCGAAGCATTCCCGCTCTAAACCGCAGGCTCTCCTTGGAGGATGAAATCAGAATGCTGCGAAGCAGGATGGAGAAGATCTTTATGGAAGAGCAATCTTTTACCTCCGACATCGTTGTAGAAATCAGCACCCTGCTTGACCTGAAGATCAATGAATATATGAAGGTCAGAAGCCAGGATTGCAAACAATAA
- a CDS encoding RluA family pseudouridine synthase, whose protein sequence is MKDYYNPIAYQVTAAEEGWLLKTVLSRRLGVSRKLMSRLKLTEQGITLNGERVYISHYVKEGDLVEVRLERETSEDILPQPIAFDILYEDEALLIVNKAPGIIVHPTHGHYTDTLANGVVYYWQEKGEQYRFRPVHRLDQETSGVLAIAKNAYVHQHISEQMIAGSVLKKYTALVHGTPPAAEGRIDGPIDRDPLEPHRRIITESGYPALTFYRVREVFAAGSLVELQLGSGRTHQIRVHMTSIGCPLIGDKMYSYEALDLPAPDPEAAVRLNAAIGRQALHAAQLGFVHPLSKEEVVFEAPLPADMAELRREMAANRL, encoded by the coding sequence ATGAAAGATTATTACAATCCGATTGCCTATCAAGTCACAGCTGCCGAGGAAGGCTGGCTGCTCAAGACGGTGCTGAGCCGGAGGCTGGGCGTTTCCCGCAAGCTGATGTCGCGATTGAAGCTGACCGAGCAGGGAATTACACTGAACGGCGAACGTGTCTACATCAGCCATTACGTCAAGGAAGGCGATCTGGTAGAAGTCCGGCTTGAGCGGGAAACGTCGGAGGATATCTTGCCGCAGCCGATTGCTTTCGACATTCTCTACGAAGACGAAGCGTTGCTAATCGTCAATAAAGCGCCGGGCATCATTGTGCACCCCACACACGGTCATTATACGGACACGCTGGCCAACGGCGTCGTGTATTACTGGCAGGAAAAGGGGGAGCAATACCGCTTTCGTCCGGTTCACCGGCTGGACCAGGAGACGAGCGGCGTGCTGGCCATTGCCAAAAATGCCTACGTCCACCAGCATATTTCCGAGCAGATGATTGCCGGTAGCGTGCTCAAAAAATATACGGCGCTGGTTCACGGAACCCCGCCGGCCGCAGAGGGCCGGATCGACGGTCCGATCGACCGCGATCCGCTGGAGCCGCACCGCCGCATCATTACGGAAAGCGGGTATCCCGCTTTAACGTTCTACCGGGTGCGGGAGGTTTTTGCTGCCGGCTCGCTTGTTGAGCTGCAGCTGGGAAGCGGGCGGACCCACCAGATCCGGGTCCACATGACCTCCATCGGCTGTCCGCTGATCGGCGACAAGATGTACAGCTACGAGGCGCTGGATCTCCCGGCGCCCGATCCCGAAGCAGCCGTGCGGCTGAACGCGGCTATTGGCCGGCAGGCGCTGCATGCCGCGCAGCTGGGTTTTGTCCACCCTCTTTCCAAAGAAGAGGTGGTATTCGAGGCGCCGCTGCCGGCGGATATGGCCGAGCTGCGCAGGGAAATGGCGGCCAATCGGCTTTAG